The Neobacillus sp. OS1-2 genome includes a window with the following:
- a CDS encoding Hsp20/alpha crystallin family protein: MEMDKLKQWMDIAKNMHGGDFWNNIFDQDFAKQFMNEQQFTQPSANTNGPSGREEKTTRTFPVIDVLENENEVVVMIEVPGVMKENLELGLNGTILTVKGKALPIHPQLNLTYSERFYGEFQRQITLPDSVSPNQLNAKFWNGILFVSYQRTVEKGEIIPID; this comes from the coding sequence ATGGAGATGGATAAATTAAAACAATGGATGGACATTGCCAAGAATATGCATGGGGGAGACTTCTGGAATAATATATTTGACCAAGATTTCGCAAAGCAATTTATGAACGAACAACAATTCACCCAGCCGTCTGCCAATACGAACGGACCATCTGGTCGTGAGGAGAAAACCACGCGTACATTCCCGGTCATTGATGTATTAGAGAATGAGAATGAGGTGGTGGTTATGATTGAAGTTCCCGGAGTTATGAAGGAAAACCTGGAATTAGGGCTAAACGGCACAATCCTCACCGTCAAAGGAAAGGCATTACCAATCCATCCGCAATTAAATTTAACCTATTCAGAAAGATTTTATGGAGAATTCCAAAGACAAATCACCTTACCGGATTCTGTTAGTCCCAATCAATTAAATGCAAAGTTTTGGAACGGTATCCTTTTCGTTAGTTATCAACGAACAGTTGAAAAAGGAGAAATTATTCCTATCGACTAA
- a CDS encoding YuzL family protein, protein MGKRSKRKADPSTIGLSSPQVEGQGTTMTETGSREEPSSRKKQKR, encoded by the coding sequence ATGGGAAAACGTAGTAAACGAAAAGCTGATCCATCCACAATTGGGCTTAGTTCGCCGCAAGTAGAGGGTCAAGGAACAACCATGACTGAAACAGGATCACGAGAAGAACCATCTTCAAGAAAAAAACAAAAGAGATAG
- a CDS encoding cold-inducible protein YdjO-related protein: protein MYILEIKEAVPIFYGRRAKDEEIETILVETEVYSCMDNSCIGWMRKDFVADDLMCPMCGNEMMQEVRELPKI from the coding sequence TTGTACATACTAGAAATAAAGGAGGCGGTTCCCATTTTTTACGGCAGAAGAGCAAAAGATGAAGAAATTGAAACCATACTCGTTGAAACAGAAGTCTATTCTTGTATGGATAATTCCTGTATAGGCTGGATGAGAAAGGATTTCGTTGCAGATGACTTAATGTGCCCGATGTGTGGCAATGAAATGATGCAGGAAGTACGAGAGCTTCCTAAAATTTAA
- a CDS encoding ATP-binding cassette domain-containing protein — MITVSNVSLRYGDRKLFEDVNIKFTPGNCYGLIGANGAGKSTFLKILSGELEAQTGTVQLGPNERMAVLKQNHFEYEEFEVLKTVIMGHSRLYEVMQEKDAIYMKENFTDEDGMKAAELEGEFAELNGWEAEPEAAILLKGLGIGEELHDKKMAELTGSEKVKVLLAQALFGRPDVLLLDEPTNHLDIKAIQWLEDFLINFENTVIVVSHDRHFLNKVCTHIADLDFSKIQIYVGNYDFWYESSQLASRMASDQNKKKEEKIKELQAFIARFSANASKSKQATSRKKLLDKISLDDIRPSSRRYPFVGFTPEREVGNDLLRVEGLTKTIDGVKILDNVSFFMNKGDKIALVGTNEVAKTTLFKILMGEMEADSGTFKWGITTSQAYFPKDNSEYFENSDLNLVDWLRQFSPKDDSESFLRGFLGRMLFSGEEVLKKASVLSGGEKVRCMLSKMMLNGANVLLLDEPTNHLDLESITALNNGLINFKGSMLFSSHDHQFIQTIANRVFEFTPNGLVDKQMSYDEYLENEEIQKQVAEMYK, encoded by the coding sequence ATGATTACTGTAAGTAATGTAAGTTTAAGATATGGTGACCGAAAGTTATTTGAAGACGTAAATATTAAATTCACACCGGGTAATTGCTACGGGCTAATCGGTGCGAATGGTGCCGGAAAATCAACCTTTTTAAAAATCTTGTCCGGAGAACTTGAAGCCCAAACCGGAACAGTTCAACTTGGTCCAAATGAACGGATGGCTGTACTAAAACAGAACCATTTTGAATATGAGGAATTTGAAGTCTTAAAAACCGTTATCATGGGTCACTCAAGATTGTATGAGGTCATGCAGGAAAAAGATGCTATTTACATGAAAGAAAACTTTACAGATGAAGACGGCATGAAAGCCGCAGAACTCGAAGGTGAATTTGCTGAATTAAACGGTTGGGAAGCTGAGCCCGAAGCAGCTATTCTCTTAAAAGGTCTAGGAATTGGCGAAGAGCTACATGACAAAAAAATGGCCGAATTAACAGGTTCCGAAAAAGTGAAGGTATTACTTGCACAAGCATTATTCGGTAGACCTGATGTTTTACTTCTCGATGAGCCGACTAACCACTTGGACATTAAAGCCATCCAATGGCTAGAGGATTTCTTAATAAACTTTGAAAATACCGTTATTGTCGTATCCCACGACCGTCACTTTCTAAATAAAGTGTGTACGCATATCGCTGATTTGGATTTCAGTAAGATTCAAATTTATGTTGGAAACTATGACTTTTGGTATGAATCTAGTCAGTTGGCATCAAGAATGGCATCAGATCAGAATAAAAAGAAAGAAGAAAAAATTAAAGAGCTGCAAGCCTTTATTGCCCGCTTTAGCGCAAACGCATCTAAATCTAAGCAGGCAACATCTCGTAAAAAGTTATTAGATAAAATCTCACTAGATGATATTAGACCATCATCCCGCCGCTATCCATTCGTTGGGTTTACACCAGAGCGTGAAGTCGGTAATGACCTATTACGTGTGGAAGGTTTAACAAAAACGATTGATGGGGTCAAAATCCTTGATAATGTCAGCTTCTTTATGAATAAGGGAGATAAGATTGCGCTTGTAGGAACTAACGAAGTTGCAAAAACCACTCTTTTTAAAATATTAATGGGTGAAATGGAAGCAGACAGTGGCACTTTTAAGTGGGGTATCACTACTTCACAGGCTTACTTCCCGAAGGATAACTCCGAGTATTTTGAGAACAGTGATCTTAACCTGGTAGATTGGCTTCGTCAATTCTCTCCAAAGGACGATAGTGAAAGCTTCTTGCGCGGATTTTTAGGAAGAATGCTATTTTCCGGTGAGGAAGTGCTAAAGAAAGCAAGTGTCCTTTCTGGTGGAGAAAAAGTACGTTGTATGCTCTCAAAAATGATGTTAAATGGAGCAAACGTATTGTTGCTGGATGAGCCAACCAACCATTTAGATTTAGAATCCATCACGGCTCTAAATAATGGATTAATCAATTTCAAGGGTTCGATGCTCTTTTCATCACATGACCATCAGTTCATTCAAACGATCGCCAATCGAGTTTTTGAATTTACGCCAAATGGTTTAGTAGATAAGCAAATGAGCTATGACGAATATCTTGAGAATGAGGAAATACAAAAGCAAGTTGCGGAAATGTACAAATAA
- a CDS encoding SCO family protein, translating into MKKIYLICSLAVFLGIAGGISFFLIRDANAAIPADVSLINQNGDPYQFGKDKTKLKLIEFIYTHCPDVCPTTTQKMVKLKNDLVEKGVYGKTIEFVTITIDPYRDTPETLQGYKEGFGIKDDKNWVFLTGEKQNMKKAQKEVRKVTDALQFQYKDPGNGQFIHSTFTYLVDENNKFIAKFPMGEEFKEKAVYDKIIDNIK; encoded by the coding sequence ATGAAAAAAATCTATCTAATTTGCAGTCTTGCTGTATTCCTGGGCATTGCAGGAGGAATCTCTTTTTTTCTTATTCGGGATGCAAATGCGGCAATTCCGGCAGATGTCTCATTGATTAACCAAAATGGGGATCCCTATCAATTTGGCAAAGATAAGACAAAATTAAAGCTAATTGAATTTATCTATACTCATTGTCCTGATGTTTGTCCTACCACCACCCAAAAAATGGTTAAATTAAAAAACGATTTAGTTGAAAAAGGGGTTTATGGTAAGACTATCGAATTTGTCACCATCACCATTGATCCCTATCGCGACACCCCTGAAACCTTACAAGGATATAAAGAAGGGTTTGGCATAAAAGATGATAAAAATTGGGTATTCTTAACCGGGGAAAAGCAAAACATGAAAAAGGCACAAAAGGAAGTAAGGAAAGTGACGGATGCCCTGCAATTTCAATACAAGGATCCAGGGAACGGGCAATTTATCCACTCAACCTTCACCTATTTGGTAGATGAAAACAACAAATTTATTGCAAAGTTTCCAATGGGGGAAGAATTTAAAGAAAAAGCGGTGTACGATAAGATTATTGATAATATAAAGTAA
- a CDS encoding serine hydrolase, translating into MKKFVSCTIILLFLFTTQIKTCAAEPVQLDLKSEGAVLLDSDTGAVLYAKNANEKMYPASLTKIATAIYAIEKGNLGGIVTVSKNAASQDGTRVYLNEGEQAPLQKLIQGMLINSGNDAAMAIAEHLDGTVDHFAENLNNYLKNNIGVNNTHFTNPNGLFDENHYTTAMDLAIITNYAIKNPVFAEIFGTKVLEWQGQSWASTLYTHHRMLKGELPYPEVTGGRRVIQMKQNKH; encoded by the coding sequence TTGAAAAAATTTGTTAGCTGTACCATCATTTTGCTCTTCCTATTTACCACACAAATAAAAACCTGTGCTGCTGAACCAGTCCAATTGGATTTAAAAAGTGAAGGGGCTGTTCTGTTAGATTCTGACACGGGTGCTGTTCTTTATGCTAAAAATGCCAATGAAAAAATGTACCCGGCAAGCCTTACGAAAATTGCCACTGCCATCTATGCCATTGAAAAGGGGAATTTAGGTGGAATCGTGACTGTCAGCAAGAATGCCGCAAGCCAAGACGGTACGCGAGTATATTTAAATGAAGGGGAACAGGCTCCGTTACAGAAGTTAATTCAAGGCATGCTTATTAATTCAGGGAATGATGCTGCAATGGCAATTGCAGAACATCTCGATGGCACAGTGGATCATTTTGCTGAAAATCTAAATAATTATTTGAAGAATAATATTGGTGTAAACAATACGCATTTCACCAATCCTAATGGATTGTTTGATGAAAACCATTACACCACGGCGATGGATTTAGCCATAATTACCAATTATGCAATCAAGAATCCCGTTTTTGCAGAAATATTTGGGACGAAGGTACTGGAATGGCAGGGTCAGTCTTGGGCGTCTACACTATATACCCATCACCGAATGCTAAAAGGGGAGCTCCCTTATCCAGAGGTAACAGGGGGAAGACGGGTTATACAGATGAAACAAAACAAACATTAG
- the yhfH gene encoding protein YhfH translates to MLMSPVEFFRNLPKKECPECGQHMEEQAESYLMECDRCLSKREE, encoded by the coding sequence ATGTTAATGAGTCCAGTAGAATTTTTCCGTAACCTACCAAAAAAGGAATGTCCAGAATGTGGTCAGCATATGGAGGAACAAGCCGAAAGTTACTTAATGGAATGTGATCGCTGCTTATCGAAAAGAGAAGAATAA
- a CDS encoding endonuclease MutS2, which produces MNQHTIKTLDFNKISEIMATFALTKEGKEKISSITPSTNMKQIEAWLEEVSEAVGILKKSASVPVHGLDGMEHLLNNMNKGVALRADQLAKLSDFLDCCGKMRRYMKDKEFYAPRVSSYVKGIDELPELANEIIRCIRNGRVDDYASKELIKIRKQIAIQEERLKEKTLQLTKSNKYKSYLQEQVVSQRNGRYVIPIKKEYRNKIKGTVLDTSASGSTLFIEPEEISVYQDQLSWLFADEEVEVQKVLTYLTGLVEEKEQHIRFAIETMVHYDFLFAKAKYSRSISGNRVKINESGEFDLMEARHPLLGEKAVPLSVKLEKEQRALVITGPNTGGKTVTIKTIGLLTLMVQCGLHIPASAESSLGIFERILVDIGDGQSITENLSTFSSRIVNIIEILKETNDRTLALLDELGSGTDPGEGMGLATAILETLYEKGATILATTHYSEIKEFAEAHPGFINGSMEFDITTLSPTYRLHIGRGGESQAFAIALKLGVHPKIIERAHRITYKEEKQYTRDSTDGWKLREQEKQVIINKYQHRNKTTKVEMKVTLFHQGDNVKISPANEFGIIYSGPDQHGNYMVQIKGEKVVINHKRITLYIAACELYPDDYDFDIIFQSKENRKKSKLLSKRHDETITIDYNQ; this is translated from the coding sequence ATGAATCAACATACTATTAAAACATTGGACTTTAATAAAATTTCTGAAATAATGGCTACTTTTGCATTAACAAAAGAAGGGAAAGAGAAAATCAGCTCGATTACCCCATCAACGAATATGAAGCAGATTGAAGCATGGCTTGAAGAGGTGTCTGAAGCAGTTGGGATTTTGAAAAAGAGTGCCAGCGTCCCTGTTCATGGGTTAGACGGGATGGAACACCTGCTAAATAACATGAATAAAGGAGTAGCGCTTAGGGCTGATCAATTGGCAAAACTATCGGATTTCTTGGATTGCTGCGGAAAAATGCGAAGATATATGAAGGATAAGGAATTTTATGCACCACGTGTGTCTTCGTATGTCAAGGGCATTGATGAATTACCCGAACTTGCAAATGAAATCATTCGTTGTATCCGCAATGGTCGTGTCGATGATTATGCAAGCAAGGAATTAATAAAAATAAGGAAACAAATCGCGATTCAAGAGGAACGGCTAAAAGAAAAAACACTGCAGTTGACGAAATCGAATAAGTATAAATCCTATTTACAGGAGCAGGTTGTAAGTCAAAGAAATGGAAGATATGTCATTCCGATTAAAAAGGAATATCGAAACAAAATAAAAGGAACAGTGTTAGATACTTCTGCCTCAGGTTCAACTCTTTTTATCGAGCCCGAAGAAATTTCAGTATATCAGGACCAACTATCATGGCTGTTTGCAGACGAGGAGGTCGAGGTGCAAAAGGTGCTTACCTATTTAACAGGGCTTGTCGAAGAAAAGGAACAACATATTCGGTTTGCGATTGAAACCATGGTTCATTATGATTTCTTATTTGCCAAAGCCAAGTATAGTAGGTCAATTAGTGGCAATAGGGTAAAGATCAATGAATCCGGTGAATTCGATTTAATGGAAGCGAGGCATCCCCTTCTTGGTGAAAAAGCAGTACCTTTGTCTGTAAAGCTGGAAAAGGAACAGCGTGCCTTAGTGATAACAGGACCAAATACCGGCGGAAAAACAGTCACCATCAAAACCATTGGCCTCTTAACCCTTATGGTACAATGCGGATTGCATATCCCAGCATCAGCAGAAAGTAGCCTTGGCATTTTTGAACGAATTTTAGTGGATATAGGCGATGGACAAAGTATTACCGAAAATTTAAGTACCTTTAGCTCTCGAATTGTTAATATCATTGAAATTTTAAAAGAAACGAATGATCGAACATTAGCATTATTAGACGAACTTGGATCAGGGACAGATCCTGGAGAAGGAATGGGGCTTGCAACAGCTATCTTAGAAACACTTTATGAAAAAGGAGCAACCATTCTGGCAACAACACATTATAGCGAGATTAAGGAGTTTGCGGAAGCACATCCGGGCTTTATTAATGGGTCAATGGAATTTGATATAACCACACTGAGCCCGACCTACCGCTTACACATTGGCAGAGGGGGAGAAAGCCAAGCATTTGCGATAGCCTTAAAGCTCGGTGTCCATCCTAAAATCATCGAAAGAGCACACCGAATTACTTACAAGGAAGAGAAGCAATATACACGCGATAGCACCGATGGTTGGAAACTAAGGGAACAAGAGAAACAGGTAATAATTAATAAATATCAACATCGAAATAAAACGACAAAAGTAGAAATGAAAGTTACACTTTTTCACCAAGGTGACAACGTGAAAATATCGCCGGCAAATGAGTTTGGAATTATTTATTCAGGGCCCGATCAGCATGGAAATTATATGGTCCAAATAAAAGGAGAAAAGGTCGTAATTAATCATAAAAGGATTACACTCTATATAGCCGCTTGCGAGCTGTATCCTGATGATTATGATTTCGATATTATTTTTCAATCAAAAGAAAATAGAAAAAAGAGTAAACTTCTTTCAAAAAGACACGATGAAACGATTACGATTGATTACAATCAATAA
- a CDS encoding LrgB family protein, which translates to MITLYSILLTVSAYLFTRFLGKKYSSPLTSPVFLSTLIIIFLLVVSNISFDEYRPAKMIMTYLLGPATVALAVPIYKNRNMFKKYFWAALVGLSIGIVTTITSAIILAKWMNLSEMFIRAFTVKSVTVPVATEIGKIIHGNISLIAAYVIITGMIGAMFGAKLLSVCKINHPFARGLSIGTIAHGIGTAEAVKEGEVQGAVAGAAMGIAAVLTSFIIPIIIGFIV; encoded by the coding sequence ATGATCACGCTCTATAGTATTCTCCTAACCGTTTCTGCGTATTTATTTACTCGTTTCTTAGGAAAAAAATATTCTTCGCCATTAACTAGTCCCGTATTTTTAAGTACATTGATCATTATTTTTTTATTAGTGGTTTCAAATATTTCTTTTGATGAATATAGGCCGGCAAAAATGATCATGACCTATTTACTGGGCCCGGCAACCGTTGCTCTCGCGGTTCCCATCTATAAAAATCGTAACATGTTCAAAAAATACTTCTGGGCAGCTTTGGTAGGGTTGTCAATTGGAATTGTTACCACCATTACATCTGCCATAATATTAGCCAAGTGGATGAACCTTTCTGAGATGTTCATCCGTGCCTTCACGGTTAAATCAGTTACGGTACCGGTTGCTACGGAAATAGGAAAAATCATTCATGGAAATATCTCACTAATTGCTGCATATGTCATCATTACGGGAATGATCGGCGCAATGTTTGGGGCCAAACTTTTGAGCGTGTGTAAGATCAATCATCCATTTGCAAGGGGGCTTTCGATTGGAACGATTGCACATGGTATCGGTACTGCCGAGGCGGTTAAAGAAGGGGAGGTCCAAGGTGCTGTAGCAGGTGCAGCGATGGGAATTGCAGCTGTGTTAACCTCGTTTATCATTCCGATTATTATTGGTTTTATTGTATAA
- a CDS encoding CidA/LrgA family protein has product MKRVWKFTMQLVILVVIYQLGNWVVRFFHLPIPGNVIGIVFLFVLLWLGVIKLEQIEWVSAWLLKHLGFFFIPISVGLMTLGDIFAAKGLLLLVILIFSAFIGLLSAGKVTQTVIVKNEKEKVTYHDHAL; this is encoded by the coding sequence ATGAAAAGGGTTTGGAAATTTACGATGCAATTGGTTATTTTGGTCGTAATCTATCAGCTTGGGAATTGGGTAGTCCGGTTCTTCCATTTGCCGATTCCCGGAAATGTTATTGGCATTGTTTTTTTATTCGTTTTACTTTGGCTTGGTGTCATTAAGTTAGAACAAATTGAATGGGTATCCGCTTGGCTGTTAAAACATCTAGGTTTCTTTTTTATACCGATTTCAGTTGGACTCATGACACTAGGAGATATTTTTGCTGCGAAAGGTTTGTTGCTTTTGGTTATTCTAATTTTTAGCGCTTTTATCGGTTTGTTATCTGCCGGGAAAGTAACCCAAACCGTTATTGTGAAAAATGAGAAGGAAAAAGTCACCTATCATGATCACGCTCTATAG
- a CDS encoding YkuS family protein yields the protein MAKVGVEQSLTNIQQALREKGHDVIELKQESDAQNCDCCVVTGLDSNVMGMQDTYTKGSVIDANGMSADEVCQQVESRLQ from the coding sequence ATGGCAAAAGTTGGAGTAGAACAATCGCTTACAAATATTCAACAAGCACTTAGGGAAAAAGGTCATGATGTGATTGAGCTGAAGCAGGAGTCAGATGCACAAAATTGTGACTGTTGTGTTGTTACTGGCCTTGATTCAAACGTAATGGGTATGCAGGATACCTATACAAAAGGCTCTGTCATCGATGCAAATGGAATGTCAGCTGATGAAGTATGCCAGCAGGTCGAAAGCAGGCTGCAATAA